One Serpentinicella alkaliphila DNA segment encodes these proteins:
- the xylB gene encoding xylulokinase translates to MYFVGIDIGTTSVKIIAINENGEIVKSVSKEYPISFPKPLWSEQNPEDWWEQCIVGLNELLDDLDKSKVKAISFSGQMHGMVTLDENDKTIRPAILWNDQRTEKECEYLNNVVGQSKISSWTGNLALPGFTAPKVLWLKENEPENFKAVKKIMLPKDYIAYKMSGIFATDMSDASGTLYLDVKNRKWSLEMLEVLGVSESQLPKLLESYEVVANIKSDLAAELGLRDDVKIVIGGGDQAVAAVGGAVVKPGSCSLSLGTSGVVFTSNEQFFVDENNSLHSFCHANGKYHLMGVTLAAAASLKWWIETIIKTENYEELLKEAKEAEVDDNVFYLPYLMGERTPHNDPNCRGTFIGLNMIHERKHMTRAVLEGVAFSLRDTFEIIKEMGIAIDSISINGGGARSELWCEIIADVLNVTVNKLNTNDGPAYGAAILATVGFGLFNTVEEACSKYINITDSIAPNAKNAEIYNKKYDKFRKIYPATKELFKQLNN, encoded by the coding sequence ATGTATTTTGTTGGTATAGACATTGGAACAACCTCAGTTAAAATAATTGCAATAAATGAAAATGGTGAAATTGTCAAATCAGTCAGTAAAGAATATCCTATATCATTTCCAAAACCTCTTTGGTCTGAACAAAATCCAGAGGATTGGTGGGAGCAATGTATAGTAGGACTTAATGAGCTTTTGGATGATTTAGATAAAAGTAAAGTTAAGGCTATAAGTTTTAGTGGTCAAATGCATGGAATGGTTACTCTAGATGAGAATGACAAAACTATAAGGCCTGCAATACTATGGAATGACCAAAGGACCGAGAAAGAGTGTGAGTATTTAAATAATGTAGTAGGACAGTCGAAGATATCTAGCTGGACAGGGAATCTAGCATTACCAGGTTTTACTGCTCCAAAAGTATTATGGTTAAAGGAAAATGAGCCAGAGAATTTTAAAGCCGTAAAGAAAATAATGCTTCCTAAGGATTACATTGCATATAAAATGTCAGGAATATTTGCAACGGATATGTCTGATGCATCTGGCACTTTGTATTTAGATGTGAAAAATAGAAAATGGTCTTTAGAAATGCTTGAGGTCTTAGGTGTTTCAGAGAGCCAATTACCAAAGCTACTTGAATCTTATGAGGTAGTTGCTAATATAAAATCTGATCTAGCAGCTGAGTTAGGACTTCGTGATGATGTGAAAATTGTGATTGGCGGTGGAGATCAGGCTGTTGCTGCTGTAGGTGGCGCAGTAGTTAAACCAGGCTCCTGTTCATTATCCCTTGGTACTTCAGGTGTTGTTTTCACGTCAAATGAACAATTCTTTGTAGATGAAAACAATAGTCTACATTCTTTCTGTCATGCAAATGGAAAATATCATCTAATGGGAGTAACACTTGCTGCGGCTGCATCTCTTAAGTGGTGGATAGAAACTATAATTAAAACGGAAAACTATGAAGAACTACTAAAAGAAGCGAAAGAGGCTGAAGTAGATGACAATGTATTTTATCTCCCTTATTTAATGGGTGAAAGAACACCACATAACGATCCTAATTGCAGGGGGACCTTTATTGGACTTAATATGATTCATGAAAGAAAGCATATGACTAGAGCAGTACTGGAAGGTGTAGCCTTTTCACTTAGAGATACCTTTGAAATAATAAAAGAAATGGGAATTGCAATTGATAGCATTAGTATTAATGGCGGTGGAGCGAGAAGTGAACTTTGGTGTGAAATAATTGCTGATGTACTAAACGTAACAGTAAATAAACTAAACACTAATGATGGTCCTGCTTATGGAGCAGCCATATTAGCTACAGTTGGGTTTGGGTTGTTTAATACAGTAGAGGAAGCTTGTAGTAAATACATTAATATAACTGATAGCATTGCACCTAATGCAAAAAATGCTGAAATATATAACAAAAAGTATGATAAATTTAGAAAAATATATCCTGCGACAAAAGAGTTATTTAAACAACTAAACAATTAA
- a CDS encoding NAD(P)-dependent alcohol dehydrogenase — translation MCNKAIFMQGTNNMVVKDVPMPEIKENEVLIKVDVVGICGSDVHYYTHGKIGSFVVEGDFILGHECAGEVVEIGKNVKNLVVGDRVALEPGKTCGKCEFCKSGKYNLCTDVEFFATPPYHGVFTNYVAHPEDMCFKLPENVSNTEGALVEPLAVGLHATDQGGVKLGNTVVIFGTGCIGLVTLLSAKAKGASNVIVVDVLENRLQVAEKIGATHVINAKTTNVIEKIAELTNGRGADVVIDTAGAEITLKQTVDVVRRGGTIVLVGMTPKDEVEFDFMKLMGKEAEIKTVFRYRNLYPTAINAIASGSLNVKDIVSHEFEFDKTKEAFDFVAGNASDVVKAVIKIK, via the coding sequence ATGTGTAATAAGGCAATTTTTATGCAAGGTACTAACAATATGGTAGTTAAAGATGTTCCGATGCCTGAAATAAAAGAAAATGAAGTACTTATTAAAGTGGATGTAGTTGGTATATGTGGATCTGACGTTCATTACTATACACATGGGAAAATCGGTAGTTTTGTTGTTGAAGGAGATTTTATCTTAGGCCATGAGTGTGCCGGAGAAGTTGTAGAGATTGGTAAAAATGTAAAAAATCTTGTTGTTGGTGATAGAGTAGCTTTAGAACCAGGTAAAACTTGTGGAAAATGTGAATTCTGTAAGAGTGGTAAATACAATCTTTGTACAGATGTGGAGTTCTTTGCAACACCTCCTTACCACGGTGTATTTACTAACTATGTTGCTCATCCAGAAGATATGTGCTTTAAGCTACCTGAAAATGTTTCAAATACAGAAGGGGCTTTAGTAGAACCATTAGCAGTGGGGTTACATGCAACTGACCAAGGTGGAGTTAAACTAGGAAATACAGTAGTTATTTTTGGAACTGGTTGTATCGGCCTTGTAACATTACTTTCAGCTAAAGCTAAAGGTGCTTCTAATGTGATTGTTGTTGATGTATTAGAGAATAGATTACAAGTGGCTGAGAAAATTGGCGCAACTCATGTTATTAATGCTAAAACTACTAATGTAATAGAGAAAATTGCAGAACTTACAAATGGCAGAGGTGCAGATGTAGTAATTGACACTGCTGGGGCAGAAATAACACTAAAACAAACTGTAGATGTAGTTAGACGTGGCGGAACAATAGTATTAGTTGGAATGACACCTAAAGACGAAGTTGAATTTGACTTTATGAAGCTTATGGGTAAAGAAGCAGAAATTAAAACTGTTTTTCGTTACAGAAATCTATATCCGACTGCAATTAATGCTATCGCAAGTGGATCATTAAATGTAAAAGATATAGTTAGTCATGAGTTTGAGTTTGACAAAACTAAGGAAGCCTTTGATTTCGTTGCAGGAAACGCTAGTGACGTAGTTAAAGCTGTAATTAAAATTAAGTAA
- a CDS encoding sugar ABC transporter substrate-binding protein: protein MKKWLSVLLVVVLMMSVLVGCSKPAETKTEPKNEGPQVYRVAYIARAQADSFAAWLANAVKEEAEKYDNIVVDIFDGQANDSTQNALIENAITSKYDAIIIQPNNGEAQRPYAEKAVAAGIITITTNARIDGIEGASSVDADPYAQAAVNAVVAIDQIPQNANVVVLNGPPGNFHADARRVSWQKEFFEKRPDVKIVGEEIANWNKDEAMNYMETWVQANSKIDAIIAMNDNMAAGALEVVKGDARFANILAYGVDGTAEAVLLIKEGLMTSTSLQSAYELATNLLATSHKLLTGEETKIDMDIDCPLINIDNVDEFIEMHKRAGAIR, encoded by the coding sequence ATGAAAAAATGGTTATCAGTATTACTAGTAGTTGTATTAATGATGTCAGTGTTAGTAGGGTGTAGTAAACCTGCAGAAACTAAAACGGAACCTAAAAATGAAGGTCCTCAGGTTTATAGAGTAGCTTATATTGCGAGAGCACAAGCTGACTCATTTGCTGCATGGTTAGCAAACGCTGTTAAAGAAGAAGCTGAAAAGTATGACAATATTGTTGTAGACATATTTGATGGTCAAGCTAATGACTCAACTCAAAATGCATTAATTGAAAATGCTATAACAAGCAAGTATGATGCAATAATTATCCAACCAAACAATGGTGAAGCACAAAGACCATATGCTGAAAAAGCTGTTGCGGCTGGAATCATTACAATTACGACAAATGCAAGAATCGATGGAATCGAAGGAGCATCTTCAGTAGACGCTGATCCATATGCACAAGCAGCAGTTAACGCGGTTGTTGCAATTGATCAAATTCCTCAAAATGCTAATGTAGTTGTATTAAATGGACCTCCAGGAAACTTCCATGCTGATGCAAGACGTGTTAGCTGGCAAAAAGAGTTCTTTGAAAAAAGACCTGATGTAAAAATCGTTGGAGAAGAAATCGCTAACTGGAATAAAGATGAAGCTATGAACTACATGGAAACATGGGTACAAGCGAACAGCAAAATTGACGCTATAATTGCTATGAACGACAATATGGCAGCTGGTGCACTTGAAGTAGTTAAAGGTGATGCAAGATTTGCTAATATTTTAGCTTACGGTGTTGATGGAACAGCTGAAGCGGTACTATTAATTAAAGAAGGATTAATGACTTCTACAAGTTTACAAAGTGCTTATGAACTTGCTACTAATTTATTAGCAACAAGCCATAAACTTTTAACTGGTGAAGAAACTAAAATCGATATGGATATCGATTGTCCATTAATCAATATTGATAACGTTGATGAATTCATTGAAATGCACAAAAGAGCAGGAGCAATAAGATAA
- a CDS encoding ABC transporter permease: MTTNKINKIWTEIKSKYSIFLVLAVLFIICSLANENFLSYTNLTNISRQISVVTILAFGQTILIICGMLDLSSGSVLALAGVLSVSTYINTGSLLLAFIVAIIASVICNILNGLMVTKFKTPPFIATLAMMTMARGAALLYTNGQNIYQIGDYIKFGQGSTFGLPTPIVFMLVILAITWYILKHTIFGRSVYAIGGNEEAANASGISVDSIKMKAYIINGVFVGIAGVIFMSRVNGGMPNGAVGFEFHALTAAVIGGTSFTGGIGSAVGTLAGAFIVGFLDNIMVLTRVNSYLQQIIRGAIIALAVIYDIWAKSKRTKRKLRSVEADSKETAKNN; encoded by the coding sequence ATGACAACTAATAAAATAAATAAAATTTGGACAGAGATAAAAAGTAAATATAGTATATTTTTAGTATTAGCTGTTTTATTCATTATATGCTCCTTAGCAAATGAAAACTTTTTATCCTATACTAACTTAACGAATATTTCTAGGCAAATTTCTGTAGTAACGATTTTAGCCTTTGGGCAAACAATACTAATAATATGTGGTATGTTAGACTTGTCATCAGGTTCAGTTTTAGCCTTGGCAGGGGTGCTTTCGGTATCAACCTACATTAATACTGGATCTCTACTTTTAGCTTTCATAGTAGCTATTATTGCCAGTGTAATATGTAATATACTAAATGGTCTAATGGTTACAAAATTTAAGACACCGCCTTTTATTGCTACTTTGGCTATGATGACTATGGCCCGTGGAGCAGCACTGTTATATACTAATGGACAAAACATATATCAAATTGGTGATTATATTAAGTTTGGTCAAGGCTCAACCTTTGGACTTCCAACACCTATAGTTTTCATGTTAGTAATATTAGCAATTACCTGGTATATTTTAAAACATACTATTTTCGGAAGATCGGTATATGCGATTGGTGGTAACGAGGAAGCAGCTAATGCCTCAGGAATAAGTGTAGATAGTATTAAGATGAAAGCATATATTATAAATGGTGTATTTGTAGGTATTGCTGGAGTTATATTCATGTCTAGGGTTAATGGTGGAATGCCTAACGGTGCGGTTGGTTTTGAGTTCCATGCCCTTACAGCAGCTGTAATTGGCGGAACAAGCTTCACTGGTGGAATTGGATCTGCAGTAGGTACTCTAGCAGGTGCATTCATTGTTGGTTTTCTAGATAATATCATGGTTCTAACAAGAGTAAACTCGTATTTACAACAAATTATTCGTGGTGCAATAATAGCACTAGCTGTAATATATGATATATGGGCAAAGTCAAAAAGAACAAAACGAAAGTTAAGAAGTGTTGAAGCAGATTCGAAAGAAACAGCGAAGAATAACTAA
- a CDS encoding sugar ABC transporter ATP-binding protein, which yields MDEVVKLRVRNIEKSFPGVKALDNINFSVRKGTVHVLCGENGAGKSTLMKIINGIYKADAGEILIDGKVVEVQDPIKARSLGISMIFQELNYIPEMTVEESLFVGNWPKNRYGNVDWGAIRRNTIVLLNREGLDYSPETKLKDLTVSDIQMLEILKAISWNSDIIIMDEPTSAITQKEVEVLFKKINELKSRGACIIYISHKMDEIFKIADEITVFRDGCVIDSRPKEQYDMETVISQMVGRKLENNFPKEEVEIGNTLLEVKNLTNKGNFNEISFHVREGEIIGFAGLMGAGRTEIMRSLFGLDEYQSGEIIIKGEKVSIKTVKDCINKKVVMLSEDRRRYGIVPVRSVRENVSLSSLKKFIYRGRLHAKEENAVIEDYCKKMRVKTPTVETSIESLSGGNQQKVILAKWMVTDPDVLILDEPTRGIDVGAKYEIYVLMMELAKQKKGIIMVSSELPELIGMCDRIYVISKGKVAGELMRSDFSQEEIMKLATKTS from the coding sequence ATGGATGAGGTTGTTAAACTAAGAGTTCGTAACATTGAGAAATCTTTTCCTGGTGTTAAAGCATTAGATAATATTAACTTCTCTGTAAGAAAAGGCACAGTTCATGTATTGTGCGGTGAAAATGGGGCTGGCAAGTCTACTTTAATGAAGATTATTAATGGGATTTACAAAGCTGATGCTGGGGAAATATTAATCGATGGAAAAGTTGTTGAAGTACAGGATCCGATTAAAGCTAGAAGCTTAGGGATATCTATGATATTCCAAGAGTTAAACTACATTCCAGAAATGACTGTAGAGGAAAGTCTATTTGTAGGGAACTGGCCTAAGAACAGGTATGGTAATGTTGATTGGGGGGCAATACGAAGGAATACAATTGTACTTTTAAATAGAGAGGGTCTAGATTACTCTCCTGAAACAAAGCTAAAGGATTTAACAGTCTCTGATATACAAATGTTAGAGATATTAAAAGCTATCTCATGGAATTCAGATATAATTATTATGGACGAACCTACCTCTGCAATCACTCAAAAAGAAGTTGAAGTACTGTTTAAAAAAATAAATGAATTAAAAAGTAGAGGCGCATGTATTATATATATTTCTCATAAAATGGATGAGATTTTCAAAATTGCTGATGAAATAACTGTTTTTAGAGATGGATGTGTTATTGATTCAAGACCCAAAGAACAGTATGATATGGAAACTGTTATATCTCAGATGGTAGGTAGAAAATTAGAAAATAATTTTCCTAAAGAAGAGGTTGAAATTGGCAATACATTACTTGAAGTAAAAAACCTAACAAATAAAGGTAATTTTAACGAAATAAGCTTTCATGTTCGTGAGGGTGAAATAATTGGTTTTGCTGGGCTTATGGGGGCTGGTAGAACAGAGATTATGAGATCTCTATTTGGTCTTGATGAATACCAATCTGGGGAGATTATAATCAAAGGTGAGAAAGTCAGTATTAAAACTGTTAAGGACTGTATAAATAAAAAGGTTGTAATGTTATCAGAGGATAGACGTAGATATGGTATAGTACCAGTAAGAAGTGTTAGGGAAAACGTTTCTCTTAGTAGTCTAAAGAAGTTTATATATAGAGGTAGACTACACGCTAAAGAAGAGAATGCTGTTATAGAGGATTATTGCAAGAAAATGAGGGTTAAAACACCTACTGTTGAAACCTCAATAGAATCTTTAAGTGGTGGTAATCAACAAAAAGTAATTCTTGCTAAATGGATGGTTACTGATCCAGATGTTTTAATTTTAGATGAACCAACAAGGGGAATTGATGTTGGGGCAAAGTATGAAATATATGTTTTAATGATGGAATTGGCTAAACAGAAAAAAGGCATTATAATGGTTTCTTCTGAACTTCCTGAACTTATTGGAATGTGTGACAGAATATATGTTATATCAAAAGGTAAAGTAGCTGGTGAGTTAATGAGAAGTGATTTTTCACAAGAAGAAATTATGAAATTAGCCACTAAAACAAGTTAA
- a CDS encoding LacI family DNA-binding transcriptional regulator, producing the protein MSNIREIAKRAGIGIATVSRYLNDNGYVSEESKKKIQKVIEELNYTPNALARAVFTKNSKTIGLMVPNISNPFFNQLASVIEDYAKNMGYNIFLCNTDDDKEKEKNYLEVLKSHRVAGIIASRSQCKSEYSNINIPVVAFENHILDNIITVSSDNYNGGRMAFEHLYSKNCERILQIRGPKSFEATELRFEGFMDAAKDKGVEVSFIEFQSDFQVEMLEADINSMNDISQYDGIFVFNDIAAATIMRSLKKRGVTIPNQVKIIGFDNSFIGELLYPSLTTINQPIEEIGRTIVELLIKQINGDEVAVKDYILQTKLIERETTLSLEI; encoded by the coding sequence ATGTCAAATATTAGAGAGATTGCGAAAAGGGCTGGAATTGGAATTGCAACCGTATCCAGATACCTAAATGATAATGGTTATGTTAGTGAGGAATCTAAGAAAAAAATTCAAAAAGTGATAGAGGAGTTAAATTATACTCCTAATGCACTAGCGAGAGCGGTGTTTACTAAAAATTCTAAAACGATAGGATTAATGGTTCCAAATATATCAAACCCATTCTTCAATCAATTAGCATCTGTTATAGAAGATTACGCGAAAAATATGGGATATAATATATTTTTATGCAACACAGATGATGATAAGGAAAAAGAAAAAAATTATTTAGAAGTTTTGAAAAGTCATAGGGTAGCAGGTATTATTGCTTCACGAAGTCAGTGCAAATCAGAATATAGCAATATTAACATTCCTGTAGTGGCCTTTGAAAACCATATACTCGATAATATTATTACCGTTTCTTCCGATAACTATAATGGAGGAAGAATGGCGTTTGAGCATCTATATAGTAAAAACTGCGAAAGAATTTTGCAGATAAGAGGACCTAAATCTTTTGAAGCAACGGAGCTAAGATTTGAAGGATTTATGGATGCGGCCAAAGATAAGGGTGTAGAGGTAAGCTTTATTGAGTTTCAGAGCGACTTTCAAGTAGAAATGTTAGAGGCAGATATAAATAGTATGAATGATATTAGTCAATATGATGGCATATTTGTTTTTAATGATATCGCAGCAGCTACTATAATGAGATCTCTTAAAAAAAGAGGGGTTACAATACCGAATCAAGTTAAGATTATTGGGTTTGACAATAGTTTTATTGGTGAGCTTCTATATCCTTCACTAACTACTATTAATCAGCCAATAGAAGAAATAGGTAGAACTATCGTTGAATTATTAATCAAGCAAATCAATGGAGATGAAGTTGCAGTAAAAGACTATATTTTGCAAACAAAACTTATAGAACGAGAGACAACTTTGTCTTTAGAAATATAA
- a CDS encoding alanine/glycine:cation symporter family protein, which produces MKLLMEIISKINGVLWGPVMLFFLLGTGVLFTVKLRFIQIRRFKDIWRETFGGIFNKKEKADENGISSFQALTTAIAAQVGTGNLAGVATAIAAGGPGAIFWMWLSGFLGMGTIFGEAVLSQLYTEKVDGELTGGPAYYIKNGLNSKFLAGFFAIAIVLALGFMGNMVQSNSISEAAYVAFNIPKLVTGGFVAALVGLIIIGGINRIASFTEKIVPFMAGLYIIGALTIVIMNYNQILPAFKMIFIGAFNPMAATGGIIGASIKEAFRYGVARGLFSNEAGMGSTPHAHAIAKVDHPAQQGLVAIMGIIIDTGIVCTLTALVILTTGSLSTGLNGSQLTQEAFIRGLGTHGATFVAICLFFFALSTIIGWYYFGESNIKYLFGKKGIGFYRVFVLSFIILGTAMKVEIVWELADTFNGLMVIPNLLALLGLVSLVVKSTNEYESKGEHSKI; this is translated from the coding sequence ATGAAATTATTAATGGAAATCATTTCTAAAATTAATGGTGTTTTATGGGGCCCAGTAATGTTATTCTTTTTATTGGGTACAGGAGTACTTTTTACAGTGAAGCTAAGATTCATTCAAATTAGAAGATTTAAAGATATTTGGAGAGAAACATTTGGCGGAATCTTTAATAAAAAAGAGAAAGCAGATGAAAATGGTATTTCTTCATTTCAAGCTCTAACAACTGCAATAGCTGCCCAGGTTGGTACAGGAAATTTGGCTGGAGTTGCGACAGCTATTGCTGCGGGTGGCCCAGGAGCAATCTTTTGGATGTGGTTAAGCGGTTTCCTAGGAATGGGAACAATTTTTGGTGAAGCAGTTCTATCTCAACTTTATACAGAAAAAGTGGACGGTGAATTAACGGGCGGTCCAGCATACTATATTAAAAATGGTTTAAATAGTAAATTTTTAGCAGGATTTTTCGCGATAGCTATTGTACTAGCATTAGGGTTTATGGGGAATATGGTTCAGTCAAATTCTATATCAGAAGCAGCATATGTTGCTTTTAATATCCCTAAGTTAGTAACAGGGGGATTTGTTGCAGCTTTAGTTGGTCTAATTATAATTGGCGGTATTAACAGAATAGCTTCTTTTACTGAAAAAATCGTTCCTTTTATGGCAGGCCTATATATTATAGGTGCCCTTACAATTGTTATAATGAATTACAATCAAATTCTACCAGCTTTCAAAATGATTTTTATTGGAGCTTTTAATCCTATGGCAGCAACTGGTGGAATTATCGGTGCTTCAATAAAAGAAGCCTTCCGTTATGGAGTAGCTAGAGGTTTGTTTTCTAACGAGGCTGGTATGGGTTCAACCCCTCATGCCCATGCTATTGCAAAGGTAGACCATCCAGCACAGCAGGGATTAGTTGCAATAATGGGTATAATTATCGATACTGGCATAGTATGTACATTAACTGCATTAGTAATTTTGACAACTGGATCTCTTTCAACTGGCCTTAATGGATCTCAACTGACACAAGAAGCATTCATTAGAGGTTTAGGCACCCATGGTGCTACCTTTGTTGCTATATGCTTATTCTTCTTTGCCCTATCTACTATAATTGGTTGGTACTACTTTGGGGAATCAAACATTAAATATTTATTTGGTAAAAAAGGTATTGGCTTTTACAGAGTTTTTGTATTAAGTTTTATTATTTTGGGTACTGCAATGAAAGTTGAAATCGTATGGGAATTAGCTGACACTTTTAATGGTCTAATGGTTATACCTAATCTATTAGCCTTACTAGGACTAGTTTCCCTTGTAGTTAAGAGTACTAATGAATACGAAAGCAAAGGAGAGCATTCTAAAATATAG
- a CDS encoding AMP-binding protein has product MCLSIIDRIATNDGKREFIQSDYEEYSYLEAKEFIDNISEQLLKFGNKGDLVIIKEDSPVKQLMYFLSSWKAGLISVILSPNISKENYKRLINKIDPRIIINGEIKLYKDNRASGLDHGSNLFLCALSSGTTGEEKLIWRSYNTWERAFKHQSEIFNINKGNRLLLNGNFHYTANLNGAIHIFYEGGTLVHTKKQKPMEIMNIINKKNIDAIFMVPALYKILTTSDNIQSLEVKSVVSAGSKLDMNTFSRLKEIFPKAKIVEYYGASELGHISYLNFEDSLQKEGSVGRAFPDVQIIIENEKVWVKSPYIADGFPTKHSAGDLGYLDEDNFLFLTGREGNIINKAGEKIMAEEIEKVIMQHPDVNEAVVIGKAHHLKGEEIMAVISIYEKLNEVELKNEIKMFCKRYLEYTKVPKDIVIINSIPRNENGKIDRRLLKQFGNGSLI; this is encoded by the coding sequence ATGTGTTTAAGTATAATTGATAGAATAGCTACTAATGACGGTAAAAGGGAATTTATACAATCTGACTATGAGGAGTATTCATACTTAGAAGCAAAAGAATTTATTGACAATATTTCTGAACAGTTGTTAAAGTTTGGAAATAAAGGGGATTTGGTAATTATAAAGGAGGATAGCCCAGTTAAGCAACTCATGTATTTCTTATCCTCTTGGAAGGCTGGACTAATTTCTGTCATCCTTTCACCGAATATTTCCAAGGAAAACTACAAACGATTAATTAATAAAATTGACCCTAGAATAATTATTAATGGGGAGATCAAGCTATATAAAGATAATAGAGCATCTGGTTTAGACCATGGTTCAAATCTTTTTCTTTGTGCCCTTTCCTCTGGAACTACAGGGGAAGAAAAATTAATATGGAGAAGTTATAACACCTGGGAAAGAGCATTTAAACATCAAAGTGAAATATTTAATATTAACAAGGGTAATAGACTACTGTTAAATGGAAACTTTCACTACACAGCGAACCTTAACGGTGCTATACATATTTTTTATGAGGGTGGCACATTAGTCCATACGAAAAAACAAAAACCTATGGAAATAATGAATATCATCAATAAAAAAAATATTGATGCTATTTTTATGGTTCCAGCGTTATATAAAATATTAACGACTAGTGACAATATACAATCATTAGAGGTTAAATCAGTTGTATCCGCAGGTTCTAAATTAGATATGAATACATTTAGTAGATTAAAAGAAATATTTCCGAAGGCAAAAATTGTTGAATATTATGGGGCAAGTGAACTTGGACATATATCCTATTTAAATTTCGAAGATTCCCTACAGAAAGAAGGTAGTGTAGGGAGAGCTTTTCCAGATGTACAAATAATTATTGAAAACGAAAAAGTATGGGTCAAGAGTCCTTATATTGCTGATGGTTTTCCTACAAAGCATTCAGCGGGGGACTTGGGATATTTAGATGAAGATAATTTTTTATTTCTTACAGGTAGAGAAGGAAATATTATTAACAAAGCAGGGGAAAAAATAATGGCAGAAGAGATTGAAAAGGTCATAATGCAACATCCCGATGTTAATGAGGCTGTAGTTATAGGAAAGGCTCACCACTTAAAGGGAGAAGAGATTATGGCAGTCATATCAATTTATGAGAAGTTAAATGAAGTAGAGCTAAAAAATGAAATAAAGATGTTTTGTAAACGGTATTTAGAATATACAAAAGTTCCAAAGGACATTGTTATTATAAACAGCATTCCTAGAAATGAGAATGGAAAGATAGATAGAAGGTTACTTAAACAATTTGGCAACGGAAGTTTAATCTAG